Proteins from one Clupea harengus chromosome 17, Ch_v2.0.2, whole genome shotgun sequence genomic window:
- the snx7 gene encoding sorting nexin-7 isoform X2, producing MSGNVADSAISPTSPTQTIPADLSGQMLELDEDDDLEVFSKDTTNTDGGSFNASMQTSPGSMINQYKFDEEDEEQEPGAKDIFITVDDPESHVTTIETFITYRVLTKTTRGEFDSSEYEVRRRYQDFLWLRGRLEEAHPTLIVHPLPEKFVMKGMVERFNDDFIETRRRALHRFLDRVADHPILSCNEDFRVFLSAQAWELTSHKKQGPGFLTRMGETVRAVAASVRGVKNRPEEFNSIQEYVEAFSQKMTSLDRITQRITKEEKEYLEELKEYAPTYTLWSGSEEELAEPLKGMANSLDRCYQETEEQGRQLSDCLAPALHEYVLCSETLKAVLRRRDNIQAELEAKNEALATKRADRDALKEEIDKMEDRVEWANNALKGDWGRWQRSMRSDLKEAFLSTAQKNVDYYEKCLAVWESFLLSMRAEVSEVDQRAGDS from the exons ATGAGTGGGAATGTCGCCGATTCAGCTATCTCTCCGACTTCCCCAACTCAAACAATTCCGGCAGATCTTTCAGGACAAATGTTAGAGCTAGATGAAGACGATGATTTGGAAGTTTTCAGCAAG gacaCAACAAACACGGATGGAGGCTCTTTCAATGCCTCCATGCAGACATCGCCTGGGTCCATGATCAACCAGTACAAGTttgatgaggaagatgaggaacaGGAGCCAGGCGCCAAAGACATCTTCATCACAGTGGACGACCCAGAGAGCCATGTCACTACCATTGAAACATTTATTACTTACCGGGTTCTCACCAAG ACCACTCGCGGCGAGTTTGACTCCTCGGAGTATGAGGTGCGTCGGCGCTACCAGGACTTCCTGTGGCTGAGGGGGCGTCTGGAGGAGGCCCACCCCACTCTGATTGTGCAC CCCTTACCCGAGAAGTTTGTTATGAAGGGGATGGTGGAGAGGTTCAACGACGACTTCATCGAGACACGCCGGAGAGCCCTCCACCGCTTCCTCGACCGCGTGGCCGACCACCCCATCCTCTCCTGCAATGAAGACTTCAGGGTCTTCCTCAGTGCCCAGGCCTGG GAGCTGACGTCCCATAAGAAGCAGGGCCCAGGCTTCCTCACTCGGATGGGGGAGACGGTGCGAGCGGTGGCGGCCTCGGTGCGAGGGGTGAAAAACCGACCCGAGGAGTTTAACTCCATCCAGGAGTACGTGGAGGCCTTCAGCCAGAAGATGACCTCTCTGGACAGAATCACTCAGAGGATAACTAAAGAGGAAAAGG AGTACctggaggagctgaaggagtACGCCCCCACCTACAcgctctggtcgggctcggaaGAGGAGCTGGCCGAGCCGCTGAAGGGCATGGCCAACTCGCTGGACAGGTGTTACCAGGAGACGGAGGAACAAGGGCGCCAGCTCTCAGACTGCCTGGCCCCAGCGCTGCATGAGTACGTGCTGTGTTCTGAGACGTTAAAG GCCGTGCTGAGAAGGCGAGACAACATCCAGGCTGAGCTGGAAGCAAAGAACGAGGCGCTAGCCACCAAGAGGGCGGATCGTGACGCG cTGAAGGAGGAGATCGATAAGATGGAGGACCGGGTGGAGTGGGCCAACAACGCTCTGAAGGGCGACTGGGGCCGCTGGCAGAGGAGCATGAGGAGCGACCTGAAGGAGGCCTTCCTCAGCACGGCGCAGAAGAACGTGGACTACTACGAGAAG TGTCTCGCCGTGTGGGAGTCCTTCCTTCTGTCCATGCGGGCTGAAGTCAGCGAAGTCGACCAGCGAGCGGGTGACTCTTAA
- the snx7 gene encoding sorting nexin-7 isoform X3, translating to MDTTNTDGGSFNASMQTSPGSMINQYKFDEEDEEQEPGAKDIFITVDDPESHVTTIETFITYRVLTKTTRGEFDSSEYEVRRRYQDFLWLRGRLEEAHPTLIVHPLPEKFVMKGMVERFNDDFIETRRRALHRFLDRVADHPILSCNEDFRVFLSAQAWELTSHKKQGPGFLTRMGETVRAVAASVRGVKNRPEEFNSIQEYVEAFSQKMTSLDRITQRITKEEKEYLEELKEYAPTYTLWSGSEEELAEPLKGMANSLDRCYQETEEQGRQLSDCLAPALHEYVLCSETLKAVLRRRDNIQAELEAKNEALATKRADRDAEPRERGVVWQSLLGKNPEEARQLKQQRLAGEIDELKEEIDKMEDRVEWANNALKGDWGRWQRSMRSDLKEAFLSTAQKNVDYYEKCLAVWESFLLSMRAEVSEVDQRAGDS from the exons ATG gacaCAACAAACACGGATGGAGGCTCTTTCAATGCCTCCATGCAGACATCGCCTGGGTCCATGATCAACCAGTACAAGTttgatgaggaagatgaggaacaGGAGCCAGGCGCCAAAGACATCTTCATCACAGTGGACGACCCAGAGAGCCATGTCACTACCATTGAAACATTTATTACTTACCGGGTTCTCACCAAG ACCACTCGCGGCGAGTTTGACTCCTCGGAGTATGAGGTGCGTCGGCGCTACCAGGACTTCCTGTGGCTGAGGGGGCGTCTGGAGGAGGCCCACCCCACTCTGATTGTGCAC CCCTTACCCGAGAAGTTTGTTATGAAGGGGATGGTGGAGAGGTTCAACGACGACTTCATCGAGACACGCCGGAGAGCCCTCCACCGCTTCCTCGACCGCGTGGCCGACCACCCCATCCTCTCCTGCAATGAAGACTTCAGGGTCTTCCTCAGTGCCCAGGCCTGG GAGCTGACGTCCCATAAGAAGCAGGGCCCAGGCTTCCTCACTCGGATGGGGGAGACGGTGCGAGCGGTGGCGGCCTCGGTGCGAGGGGTGAAAAACCGACCCGAGGAGTTTAACTCCATCCAGGAGTACGTGGAGGCCTTCAGCCAGAAGATGACCTCTCTGGACAGAATCACTCAGAGGATAACTAAAGAGGAAAAGG AGTACctggaggagctgaaggagtACGCCCCCACCTACAcgctctggtcgggctcggaaGAGGAGCTGGCCGAGCCGCTGAAGGGCATGGCCAACTCGCTGGACAGGTGTTACCAGGAGACGGAGGAACAAGGGCGCCAGCTCTCAGACTGCCTGGCCCCAGCGCTGCATGAGTACGTGCTGTGTTCTGAGACGTTAAAG GCCGTGCTGAGAAGGCGAGACAACATCCAGGCTGAGCTGGAAGCAAAGAACGAGGCGCTAGCCACCAAGAGGGCGGATCGTGACGCG GAACCCAGAGAGCGAGGCGTCGTGTGGCAGAGCCTGCTTGGCAAAAACCCAGAGGAGGCCAGGCAGCTGAAGCAGCAGAGGCTGGCCGGGGAGATTGACGAG cTGAAGGAGGAGATCGATAAGATGGAGGACCGGGTGGAGTGGGCCAACAACGCTCTGAAGGGCGACTGGGGCCGCTGGCAGAGGAGCATGAGGAGCGACCTGAAGGAGGCCTTCCTCAGCACGGCGCAGAAGAACGTGGACTACTACGAGAAG TGTCTCGCCGTGTGGGAGTCCTTCCTTCTGTCCATGCGGGCTGAAGTCAGCGAAGTCGACCAGCGAGCGGGTGACTCTTAA
- the snx7 gene encoding sorting nexin-7 isoform X1 produces MSGNVADSAISPTSPTQTIPADLSGQMLELDEDDDLEVFSKDTTNTDGGSFNASMQTSPGSMINQYKFDEEDEEQEPGAKDIFITVDDPESHVTTIETFITYRVLTKTTRGEFDSSEYEVRRRYQDFLWLRGRLEEAHPTLIVHPLPEKFVMKGMVERFNDDFIETRRRALHRFLDRVADHPILSCNEDFRVFLSAQAWELTSHKKQGPGFLTRMGETVRAVAASVRGVKNRPEEFNSIQEYVEAFSQKMTSLDRITQRITKEEKEYLEELKEYAPTYTLWSGSEEELAEPLKGMANSLDRCYQETEEQGRQLSDCLAPALHEYVLCSETLKAVLRRRDNIQAELEAKNEALATKRADRDAEPRERGVVWQSLLGKNPEEARQLKQQRLAGEIDELKEEIDKMEDRVEWANNALKGDWGRWQRSMRSDLKEAFLSTAQKNVDYYEKCLAVWESFLLSMRAEVSEVDQRAGDS; encoded by the exons ATGAGTGGGAATGTCGCCGATTCAGCTATCTCTCCGACTTCCCCAACTCAAACAATTCCGGCAGATCTTTCAGGACAAATGTTAGAGCTAGATGAAGACGATGATTTGGAAGTTTTCAGCAAG gacaCAACAAACACGGATGGAGGCTCTTTCAATGCCTCCATGCAGACATCGCCTGGGTCCATGATCAACCAGTACAAGTttgatgaggaagatgaggaacaGGAGCCAGGCGCCAAAGACATCTTCATCACAGTGGACGACCCAGAGAGCCATGTCACTACCATTGAAACATTTATTACTTACCGGGTTCTCACCAAG ACCACTCGCGGCGAGTTTGACTCCTCGGAGTATGAGGTGCGTCGGCGCTACCAGGACTTCCTGTGGCTGAGGGGGCGTCTGGAGGAGGCCCACCCCACTCTGATTGTGCAC CCCTTACCCGAGAAGTTTGTTATGAAGGGGATGGTGGAGAGGTTCAACGACGACTTCATCGAGACACGCCGGAGAGCCCTCCACCGCTTCCTCGACCGCGTGGCCGACCACCCCATCCTCTCCTGCAATGAAGACTTCAGGGTCTTCCTCAGTGCCCAGGCCTGG GAGCTGACGTCCCATAAGAAGCAGGGCCCAGGCTTCCTCACTCGGATGGGGGAGACGGTGCGAGCGGTGGCGGCCTCGGTGCGAGGGGTGAAAAACCGACCCGAGGAGTTTAACTCCATCCAGGAGTACGTGGAGGCCTTCAGCCAGAAGATGACCTCTCTGGACAGAATCACTCAGAGGATAACTAAAGAGGAAAAGG AGTACctggaggagctgaaggagtACGCCCCCACCTACAcgctctggtcgggctcggaaGAGGAGCTGGCCGAGCCGCTGAAGGGCATGGCCAACTCGCTGGACAGGTGTTACCAGGAGACGGAGGAACAAGGGCGCCAGCTCTCAGACTGCCTGGCCCCAGCGCTGCATGAGTACGTGCTGTGTTCTGAGACGTTAAAG GCCGTGCTGAGAAGGCGAGACAACATCCAGGCTGAGCTGGAAGCAAAGAACGAGGCGCTAGCCACCAAGAGGGCGGATCGTGACGCG GAACCCAGAGAGCGAGGCGTCGTGTGGCAGAGCCTGCTTGGCAAAAACCCAGAGGAGGCCAGGCAGCTGAAGCAGCAGAGGCTGGCCGGGGAGATTGACGAG cTGAAGGAGGAGATCGATAAGATGGAGGACCGGGTGGAGTGGGCCAACAACGCTCTGAAGGGCGACTGGGGCCGCTGGCAGAGGAGCATGAGGAGCGACCTGAAGGAGGCCTTCCTCAGCACGGCGCAGAAGAACGTGGACTACTACGAGAAG TGTCTCGCCGTGTGGGAGTCCTTCCTTCTGTCCATGCGGGCTGAAGTCAGCGAAGTCGACCAGCGAGCGGGTGACTCTTAA